In one window of Pseudomonas sp. IAC-BECa141 DNA:
- the ftsY gene encoding signal recognition particle-docking protein FtsY gives MFGSNDDKKTPAAAGEKKSLFGWLRKKPQEPVIEQPTAIPEPAPAPAPVLEEAPAPVVLPIAEPVLQPVAEAEPEAPAAAELPLTPASEPWLTLPVAEEPVALVEEAAPHVTPPIPAPVAFTPEPAQAPVVEAAPVIPEPVVAAPVAPIVETPEPAPAPAPAPAPAPVAVAPVALVETPVEAPRTEETKAGFFARLKQGLSKTSASIGEGMASLFLGKKAIDDDLLDDLETRLLTADVGVEATSVIIQRLTQKVARKELADSDALYKSLQAELAAMLKPVEQPLKIASQNKPFVILVVGVNGAGKTTTIGKLAKKLQLEGKKVMLAAGDTFRAAAVEQLQVWGERNKIPVIAQHTGADSASVIFDAVQAAKARGIDVLIADTAGRLHTKDNLMEELKKVRRVIGKLDADAPHEVLLVLDAGTGQNAINQAKQFNQTVELTGLALTKLDGTAKGGVIFALAKQFGLPIRYIGVGEGIDDLRTFEAEPFVQALFAERERS, from the coding sequence ATGTTTGGTTCCAACGACGACAAGAAGACCCCAGCTGCGGCTGGCGAGAAGAAAAGCCTGTTCGGATGGCTGCGCAAGAAACCGCAGGAACCCGTCATCGAACAGCCGACTGCCATTCCTGAGCCAGCCCCCGCGCCTGCTCCCGTATTAGAAGAAGCGCCGGCACCGGTTGTGCTGCCGATCGCCGAGCCGGTGTTGCAACCGGTGGCCGAGGCCGAGCCTGAAGCGCCGGCTGCCGCCGAATTGCCGCTGACCCCGGCCAGTGAGCCGTGGCTGACCTTGCCGGTGGCGGAAGAGCCGGTGGCGCTGGTGGAAGAGGCCGCGCCGCACGTTACGCCGCCGATTCCTGCGCCGGTTGCGTTTACGCCGGAACCTGCTCAGGCGCCAGTGGTGGAAGCCGCTCCTGTCATTCCAGAACCTGTGGTTGCTGCCCCGGTTGCCCCGATTGTTGAAACGCCCGAGCCTGCACCTGCACCTGCACCTGCACCTGCACCTGCACCAGTCGCCGTAGCGCCAGTCGCTCTTGTGGAAACCCCGGTCGAGGCCCCGCGCACCGAGGAAACCAAGGCCGGCTTCTTCGCCCGCCTCAAGCAAGGCCTGTCCAAGACCAGCGCCAGTATTGGCGAAGGCATGGCCAGCCTGTTCCTCGGCAAGAAAGCCATTGATGACGATCTTCTCGACGATCTCGAAACCCGCCTGCTGACGGCCGACGTCGGCGTCGAGGCGACTTCGGTGATCATCCAGCGTCTGACCCAGAAGGTCGCACGTAAAGAGCTGGCCGATTCCGACGCCTTGTACAAATCCCTGCAGGCCGAGCTGGCCGCAATGCTCAAGCCGGTCGAACAGCCACTGAAAATCGCTTCCCAGAACAAGCCGTTCGTGATTCTGGTGGTCGGCGTCAACGGCGCCGGCAAAACCACCACCATCGGCAAGTTGGCGAAGAAGCTGCAGCTGGAAGGCAAGAAAGTCATGCTGGCCGCCGGTGACACTTTCCGTGCCGCAGCTGTCGAGCAATTGCAGGTCTGGGGCGAGCGCAACAAGATTCCGGTGATCGCCCAGCACACGGGCGCGGACTCGGCTTCGGTGATCTTCGACGCCGTGCAGGCCGCCAAGGCCCGTGGCATCGATGTGCTGATCGCCGACACCGCTGGTCGTCTGCACACCAAAGACAACCTGATGGAAGAACTGAAGAAGGTTCGCCGGGTGATCGGCAAGCTCGACGCCGATGCGCCGCACGAAGTGCTGCTGGTGCTCGACGCCGGCACCGGTCAGAACGCCATCAACCAGGCCAAGCAATTCAACCAGACCGTCGAACTGACCGGCCTGGCGCTGACCAAGCTCGACGGCACCGCCAAGGGCGGGGTGATTTTCGCCCTGGCCAAGCAATTCGGCCTGCCGATCCGCTACATCGGCGTCGGTGAAGGCATCGACGATCTGCGTACCTTTGAAGCCGAACCCTTTGTCCAGGCATTGTTCGCCGAGCGGGAGCGTTCATGA